The Rhodobacter sp. CZR27 genome includes a window with the following:
- the glgA gene encoding glycogen synthase GlgA, translating into METARGRVLSVASECVPLLKTGGLADVVGALPGALAAQGWEMRVLMPCYRPLKWRLDGMEEVFAEHDLFGGPGRVMAGEVAGRRMLLLDAPHLFDREGGPYSGPFGDWGDNAQRFAALSWIAARIAREGLSDGWRPDVLHAHDWQAGFAPAYLAYWGNAGVRSVLTVHNIAFQGWAPAALLGELRLPAHEFHPAALEYYGGLSSLKAGLVTADHITTVSPTYACELMRPEFGMGLQGVIAARAGSVTGILNGVDTDIWSPEAEERPYDARHLKAKAENRAVLSGAFKLDVPGPLAILVSRLTFQKGIDLIPQVLPDFIAAGGGLAILGTGDEPLETAMRELEVRFPGRVGVRIGYDEGLSHLMFAGGDAVLVPSRFEPCGLTQMYGLRYGCVPVVALTGGLADTIINANPAAMAAGCATGLTFYPTEPPALAEALRRLLHLHADHHAWEKVQKNAMKHPVGWETSAAAYAALYRELLA; encoded by the coding sequence ATGGAGACGGCGCGCGGAAGGGTGTTGTCGGTAGCGTCCGAATGCGTGCCGCTGCTCAAGACGGGCGGCCTTGCCGATGTGGTGGGCGCGCTTCCGGGGGCGCTGGCCGCGCAGGGCTGGGAGATGCGGGTTCTGATGCCCTGCTATCGCCCGCTGAAGTGGCGGCTCGATGGGATGGAGGAGGTGTTCGCCGAGCACGACCTGTTCGGCGGCCCCGGCCGCGTGATGGCGGGCGAGGTGGCGGGGCGGCGGATGCTGCTGCTCGATGCGCCGCATCTCTTCGACCGCGAGGGCGGACCCTATTCCGGCCCCTTCGGCGACTGGGGCGACAACGCGCAGCGGTTCGCAGCCCTCTCCTGGATCGCGGCACGGATCGCGCGCGAGGGCCTGTCCGACGGCTGGCGGCCCGACGTCCTGCATGCGCATGACTGGCAGGCGGGCTTTGCCCCGGCCTATCTGGCCTATTGGGGCAATGCCGGCGTGCGGTCGGTCCTGACGGTGCACAACATCGCCTTCCAGGGCTGGGCTCCGGCGGCGCTGCTGGGCGAGCTGCGGCTGCCCGCGCATGAATTCCACCCGGCCGCGCTGGAATACTACGGGGGCCTGTCGTCGCTGAAGGCCGGGCTGGTGACGGCGGACCATATCACCACCGTCTCGCCGACCTATGCCTGCGAGCTGATGCGCCCCGAATTCGGCATGGGCCTGCAGGGGGTGATCGCCGCGCGGGCCGGCAGCGTGACCGGCATCCTGAACGGCGTCGACACCGACATCTGGTCGCCCGAGGCCGAGGAGCGCCCCTATGACGCGCGCCACCTGAAGGCCAAGGCCGAAAACCGTGCCGTGCTTTCGGGCGCCTTCAAGCTGGACGTGCCGGGGCCGCTCGCCATCCTCGTCAGCCGGCTGACCTTCCAGAAGGGCATCGACCTGATCCCGCAGGTGCTGCCCGACTTCATCGCGGCAGGCGGGGGGCTTGCGATCCTCGGCACCGGCGATGAGCCGCTCGAGACCGCGATGCGCGAACTCGAGGTGCGCTTCCCCGGACGGGTCGGGGTGCGGATCGGCTATGACGAGGGGCTGTCGCATCTGATGTTCGCCGGCGGCGACGCGGTGCTGGTGCCCTCGCGGTTCGAGCCCTGCGGGCTGACGCAGATGTATGGCCTGCGCTATGGCTGCGTGCCGGTGGTGGCGCTGACCGGGGGCCTTGCCGACACGATCATCAACGCCAATCCGGCGGCGATGGCCGCAGGCTGCGCCACCGGCCTTACCTTCTACCCCACCGAGCCGCCGGCCCTTGCCGAGGCGCTGCGCCGGCTTCTTCACCTGCACGCCGATCACCATGCCTGGGAAAAGGTGCAGAAGAACGCGATGAAGCATCCCGTCGGCTGGGAGACCTCGGCCGCGGCCTATGCCGCGCTGTATCGGGAGCTGCTCGCGTGA